Part of the Halococcus saccharolyticus DSM 5350 genome is shown below.
GCTACGTGTTCGCCTTGTTCGGGGCCTCGGACTTCACGATGCGACTGGTCGTCGCCGTCGTTGGCGGCTTGCTCCCGCTTGCGGCGCTGCTCTTTCGCCATCGGCTTCGGAACGGCGAGACGATCGCGCTCGCGCTCGTGCTCGCCGCGAACCCCATTCTGCTCTACTACTCGCGGTTCTATCGGAACGACCTCCTGCTTGCGGGGTTCATGTTCGTTGCGTTCGGGTTTTTCCTCCGAGCGTACGACCACCGCCGGCCCATGTTCCTCTATCTCGGCACCGCCGCGTTCGCGCTCGCGTTCACGACCAAGGAGAACGCCCTGCTCTACCCGGTCACGTGGATCGGTGCGACCGTGTTACTCCTCGATCGTCGGCTGCTCGTCGATCGAATGGATGAGCGAGGGCTCCGGCGAGCGGTCGTCGGCCGAACGCGGCAGGTCGCGGGTGCGCTCCGACGCTGGGGACTCCACCTCGCGCTCGCGGTCGTGGAGTTCTTCGCGATCTTCGTGTTCTTCTACGCACCGCGTGGCGAAGCGGCCGGTGCGGAACCGACACTCGGCGCGACGCTCGCCGATCCGACACTACTTCCCGCGTTGGTGGGCGAGGCGGTCCTCGGATCGTGGAACGCCTTCCTCGGGCAGTGGGGCAGCGGGAACCAGGATTCGTACCTCTCGACTGCAGGGCAGCTCTGGTCGGTGCTCCTTGCGGGCGCGCTGGTCCTGCTCGTACTCGCGCTCGTGGGCTTTCTCGTGGACCGGTACACCGGCAGGCAGCCGCGCGACCTCGTGGCGTTCGCGACCTACTGGGGTGTCGCCAGCGCGATCGGTTACCCGATCGCCGTTGACAACCCGTTCCCGTGGGAGGTGATCCACGTCGTCGTGCCGCTCGCGATCCCGGCGGCGGTCGGGTTCGCTCTGATCGGCCGCGTCGGTCTCGAAAGCCTCGACGAGAGCGACACTATCGCCGCGGTCGCCGCGGCGGTGGTCGTGATCGCGATCGTCGGCCAGGTCGGCGTGACCGCCTACGATACCTCGTTCGCCGACCCGCAGGGTGAAGACAACGAACTCGTCCAGTACGCCCAGCCCGCGAGCGAGATGAAGCCGCTGCTCGGCGAGATTCGCGAGACCGTCACGGAAAACGACGGCACCGACGTGCTCTACTACGGCGACGATCCCGACTTCGACGGCGACGAACTCTACGCGCCGAACCCTCGATCCCACGACACACCGATCGCTGGAAACGGCTGGTTCGAGCGCCTGCCCTTCGCGTGGTATTTCGAAGCCTACGGCGCGGAGACGAACAGTACGGCCGATGCGGCGGCGGTCCAGCGGGCGGTGGCGAGCGGCGACCGACCGCCGGTCGTGATCGCGTTCGATCGGGTGTCGTCCTGTGGAAAAGAGTACGACGATGCCACCGATATCGATCAGTTCATGGAGGGTTACGAGCGCCACGATGTCGATCGGTTCCTCTACGACAGCGGCTGTACCATCAGTAGCGTCACGGTCTACGTCGACGAAGACCGGAACTCGGCGACGTAACTCTCGCTGTAGCGTTCCGGCACGACTCTCAGTCGAATTCGCCGCTCAACGACTCGGCGACGCGTGCGCCCAGTCCGGATTTGTCACCCGCGTACTCGCTCGTCTCGTCCTCACGGACCACGAGCGCACGCGTCTCGTTCTCGCCCATCACGCTCGCGTCGTTGGCGACGACGAAGGCGAGTCCCGCACGTGATTGAATTTCGCGTGCGGCAGCGATCATCGCCTCGTCGTCGCCGCTCGTCTCGGTTTTGAATCCGACGATCGGGAGATCGGGGTGGGCGTCGCGGACTGTGTCGATCAGTTTCGGCGTCGGTTCGAGGGCGAGCGTCAACTCCTCCTGGCCCGACCGAATCTTCTCGTCGCTCCGCTCGACGGTGTAATCGCCGATCGCCGCCGCCGAAACGAGCGCGTCAGCCGCCGCGACGGATTCCTCGACGGCCGCCGTCATCTCCTCAGCGCTCTCGACACGCTCGACCGTGGCGTAGGGAACCTCACCGCCGTCGTGGACGAGCGTTACGTCCGCACCGTGGGCGTAGCACGCCCGCGCGACCGCCTGCCCGGTCTTCCCCGACGAGCGGTTGGTCAGCACTCGAACAGGGTCGATCGCCTCCGACGTGGGTCCGCTCGTGACCACCACGTGACGGCCAGCGAGCGGCGTCTCGCCGGTAGCGCGCGCGGTCCCGAGGACGATCGCCTCCTCGGTTGCGATCTTCGCCTTCCCCTCTTCGATCCGGGGTGAGACGAACGCGACGCCCCACGACTCGACGCGCTCGATCGTCTCACTCACGCCGGGATGGTCGTACATCGGCTCGTGCATCGCGGGGGCGACGACGACGGGAACGCCGGCCCCGAGCGCGGTCGTCGCACACGTCGTCACGGGTGTGTCGTCGATCGCGGCCGCGATCTTCCCGACGGTGTTGGCGGTCGCGGGGGCGATCAGGAGGACGTCGGCCCAGCCCTCGCGGCCGCAGAGGTCGACGTGCTCGACTCGCCCCGTGATCCCGGTCACGACGGAGTTGTCGGTGGCGAACTCGACGGCCCAGGGATGAACGATCCCTTGGGCGCTCTCGGTCATCACGCCACGGACTGTGGCCCCCTGGCGACGGAGTTCGTGAGCGAGTTCGACGGTCTTGACCGCCGCTATCGATCCCGTGATCCCGAGTGCAACGTTCACTCCGCGCAACATCCTCTGAGCATGGGTCGCCTCGCGGTTTAAATCCGCCGTCAAGCACCCGATGTCGAAAAATGGAGGACGCCGTCACGATTCAGCGAAGTTCGGCTGGCCCAGACTCTCTCAGCGTGACTGTCGAACCGCAACCACGCCGAGTGTGGCGAGCGCGACGGCCCCGAGGAGCACGAAGACGATCCGGACGAGCCCGAACCCGAACCCGCTCGTGGCCCCGCTCTCGCCCGTTTCGGGAGCGGCAGTCGTCGAGCCGTTTCCGGAGACGTTCTCCGCGGGCGTGATCGTCGCCGGCGCGTCGGTGGTCGTGGCCGGCGTTGCTCCGTTCATCGACGTATTCGCCGTGGCGTTGCTCGCGGTCGTGCCGTTTGCCGTTGCGTTGCTCGCTGTAGCGTTCGTTGCGCTGCTTGCAGTCACGTTGTTCGCCGATGCGTTGGCCGTAGCGTTGCTCGCGGTCGTATCGTTCGCTGTTGTCGTCGTGCCGTTCGCCACCGTCGGTGGCGACGCGACCGGCGTCAGCGTCTGCTGGATCGGCGGAGCCGCGTCGGCCGACACGTTCACCGACCCGCCGGCTGCACCGGCGACGTCGGCGAGCGGGGCGAACGTCCCGAACTGCGTGAGATTGGTGGCCGTCGCCGTGTTCGCCGCGGTGTCGGTTTCGGCCCCGTTGACCTCGGTCCAGTACTCCCCGTCGTTGCGCCACACCGTGACCGACGAGGCGTTCGACCCCTCGTAGCTCATCGTCATCGAGAGTTCCGAGCCTCCGCCACCCGTGCTCGTCACTTCGACGAACGTCCCGAGGCTACGGGTTCCCTGGGGGATCTCCGGCGGTGACGTCGACGATCGCAGCCCGACGTTCTGCTCGGTCAGCGAGACGGTCGTGGTGGACAGTCGGAGATCGGTGACGGTGTTCGTGCCGTCGTTCCGGAGCGAGTAGTAATCCCACCGCGTGTTGTTCCGCGCGGTGTTGTCGGTCACGGTGTTGTTTTCGCTCTCGCGCTCGAAGTGAATCCCCCACTTGTTATCGACTGCGACGTTGTTCCGAAGGGTGTTGTTCTCGCTCTCACCACCGACCGCGATCCCGAGCCCGTTAACGTACGCCGTGTTGTCGACGATCCGGTTGTCGTTCGCGTTCGCGAGCGTGATTCCCTGGGTGTTGTTGTCCGCGACCGTCCCGCGGATCGTGCTGCCATCGACACCGAGGTAGAACACGCCGACCGTCCAGTTGCTCGTTTGGACGCGTCTGATGGTCACGTTCTCGACCGCGCGCGACGAGCCGTTGGCGTGGATCGCGTGGCCCGATCCGCTTCCTTGGAGGCTGTGGCCCGCCCCGTCGAGGGTCACGTTGCTCGCCGTGATCGTGAGACAGTTCCCGTCACCGCCCGTGACGTTCTCTGTCAGCACGTACGTCCCGGATGCGTCGATCGTCCGGCACGAGTCGACCCCGGTCGCGTTCCCTCCACTCTGTGCGCCAGCGAGGCCCACCAGCGACCCGGTTGCGCCCACGAGCAGCGCCACCACCACGACGCCGACGAGCAGCGTCCGCCGATTCTCCGCTCCATTGCTATCGAAACCGGGACGTCTTCGCATTAGTCGTCGAATCCGTACAAAAGCGGTGCGTATGTATCTCCCGGTATCGACCGGGCGAAACCCTCGCGTGAGCCGACCTCGAGACGCTCCATGTCGAGAAGGGAACGTTTACCAGCCACGGACACGAGACGTTGCCGTGGATAGCGTCGAAGTCAGCACCGTGGTCTACTTGCCCCCCGAGGAGGCCTACGAGTTCCTGCTGGATTTCCCGGGCTACGCGAACTACTCCGAGTACCTCACCGGTGTCGAGAGCCACGGCGACGGCTCGCCCGGCACGGAGTACGATCTCCATTTCGCGTGGTGGAAACTCACTTACACGGCGCGCTCGCGCGTCACCGAAGTCGACCCGCCCAACCGGATCGACTGGCAAGTCACGAAGGACATCGACGCCCGCGGCCGCTGGACGGTCACGGCCGTCGACCCACCGGCAGGCCGCGAGCACGCCTCGGAGGTCCGCCTCCGAATCGAGTTCGACGCCGATTCGGTCGATCCGAGCGGGTTCGATCTCCCGCGGCTCGTCTCCCTGTCGTGGGTGGTCGAAAAAGTGAAGCCGCTGATCGAACGCGAGGCCGAGCGCGTGGTCGAACGGATCGTCGCCGACATTGAGGGCGAATCGCGGCCCGTGGATCTAACGGTTCATACGGCACCCGACGACGTTTGAGGCCGCGCGATCGAACTACCGAACTGTGTTCCTCACTTAGATCTCGAACCATGACCGACAGCACGGGAATCTCGCGCTGTGGTACGGTGTCGCCGTGGAGTTGCTATACGCTGTTCTCTCGATCGTGCTGTTCGTCATTGACCAGCTCTACGTTGGAGTGGAACTTCTCTGGCTGATCGGATTGATCGTCGGTCTTGAGACGTTTGTGATAATAGTGTTCCCGGTATCGCTTTACAAAGAAACGGTAGCGATTCGTGATACCGGCGTCGGTTGGAAGCCGAATCTAGTGCTGTATGCCGCACTCGGCCTCGCTGCACATGGGAGCATAATCATCTTCGGTAGAACTGGATTGCAGCTCGTCACGGTTGCTCTCGGCGTTGCAGCGGTCTCCCTCTACCAACGACGTCGGAAGACGGGCACGCCCTGAATGGTGTAATCGATCACCCGTAGGTCGCGTCCCACCGGGTCGCCTTCCGGAGGTTACCACACTCGTTGCATTTCACTCGGCCCATCGTGTCCATCGCGTTATCAAGGGTCTCGCAGTTCGTACAGAAGTAGCCGTACTTGTCCTCCTCCGCGAACTCGGAGTCGCTGTAGGCGGTGAGAAAGGGTGCTTTCGAGCCGCGCTCGACCTGTTTTTCGTTGACGTACAGTCCCTGGTCGTCGAGCGTGCGCACCGGATCGGACGACTCGGTCGTCGGTTCGACCTCGGCGTCGTCGGCGTGGAGGTAGATGTTCTCGACGTAGCTGCCGTCGTCGATCTCGACGGTGTCGGTGCCGACCTGCTCGAATCCGTACGCCGTGTAGAAATCGTTGCCCTCGGTGTTGTCGTCGAGCACTTTCGCACGGAGCTGTGCGGCCCCCATCTCGGAGAGCGCCTCCCGGGTGCGCTCGAACAGCCCCGCACCGATCCCCTGGCCACGGTAGTCGGGGTCGACGTGGAGCCATAGCAGGTCGCCGTTGCCTCCCTCGTTCACGAGGTCGCTCTCGGTGAACCCGCGGACCTCGTCCGCTTCCTCGGCGACCAACAGGAGTGTGTCGTCCTCGTCGAGTTTCTCCGCAAGCGTCTCGTCGTCGTACCACTGGGTGATCGCCCCGTCGATCGCCCGGGGGCTGAGCGAGTACGACGCTTCCATCGAATCGCGCGCGATCCGTCTGATCGCTTCGCCGTCGTCGTGGGTGGCTTCCCTGAGGTTCATGCCGTTGTTTCGGCGTTCGAACGCATAAACCCCGGTGCCGATTCAGTGTCGACCCGGCTCCGGCGTCGCCCATCCGTGGATCGTCGTGGACGGACCGTCTGGTGACATCGAACACGTTGTCGTAACGCTAAAGAGTCGAACATTCGTCTAGTGGACTAACATGACCATCATACGAGCGTTCTGGAGGGATCACGTTGGGAGTTGAGGTGAGGGAATCGCCGGTTTCGGCTGCATCGTTCGAAGCGATGGAAGCCTTCGTCGGCGATTACCTCGCGGCCAGCGTCAACAACGAGGTCGACGGCGGTCGGATGCGGTGGTACCCGTGGCACTCCGCGGCGTACCGGTTCAACCACATCAGAAACGTGGTCGCGATCGCGACGGAGATCGCCGAAGCCGAAGGTGCGAACGTCGACGTCGTCCGGGTCGCCGCGCTCTTTCACGACGTCTCGAAGCTCGAAGCCGAACAGGACCACCACGCCGAGGCGGGCGCACGCGTCGCTCGCGAATATCTCCAATCGCACGGCGAGTACCCCGAGTCGTTCGTCGAGGAGGTGTGTACGGCGGTCGCCGATCACTCCTATCAGGGCCCGCTCACGGAGCTCCCGCTCGAAACGCGGTGTCTCATCGAGGCCGATCTGCTCGACAAGGTGGGAGCGAACGGAGCGGTGCTGTTGGTCCTCCGGATGGGCTACGAATCACGCACCCACATGGACGCCGCCGAGATGGTCGGGCGAGTGGCCGATCGCGGCGAGGACGTGGCCGCGCGCGTCGAGAGCGATCGGGCGGTGAGCCTCGTCCACCAGCGGCTCAAGCGCGTGAAGTGGCTGCGCGAATGGCTTGACGACGAGATCGCTGGCGTGGACATCGAGCCCGACGAGTGAGCCACCTGGCTCAGACGAGCGGGAACGATCCACCCAGCACCGACGTCGCCTCGCCGAGGAAGATCAGTCCGAAGACCGCGAGCACGATCGCGCTCGCGTAGGCGACTGTCGGTCCAACACTGGTAGCCCGCCGCTCGGCCGCGACCAGCGTCGCCGGAAACCCCACGATCCAGACCACGATCCCGGCGAAAAACCCGACGAGCAGCGTTGGGCTCCCGGTCGAAACGACCAACACGCCCGAGAGCGCCTCGCCGACGGAGGGCAGCGCCGCGAGCACGTCGATCCGGCCCGGTTCAAGCAGTCCGACGCCAACCGTGAGCCAGAAGACGATCTGATAGGGATTGGTGAGCGCGAGCACGAACGCCTTTCGGAATCCCCGCGAACCCTCGGGAGTTACCTCGTCGGTCGAAGCGGTGGCATCCCGCGCCGCAGTGTAGGCGAAGTAAAGCATCAACGCGCCGCCGATCGCGAACGCGAGGCCGCGCACGATCGGGAACCGCTCGACAACTGCGACCGCACCGACCACTGCGAGCACGAAAAAGCAGGCGTCCGCGATCAACGCACCGAGTCCCGCCCAGAATCCCGCTGTCCAGCCGCGGAGCACGCTCTCCTCGGCGATGATCGCGTTCATCGGACCCGGCGGTGCGGCGATCGCGAGGCCGAACACCGCACCGGCGAGCACCGTCGTTGCGGCTTCGAGAACGGCCATCGATCACTCTCTCTGACCGGTGTCGGTCGTGCACCCAGCGGACGCACCTGTCTTCATCGTCATCGTCTCATACGCGGCGACTGGCGCGAATAAGTCTGTTCATCGTGTTGATACATGTCGACGCGGTCTGGTGCGGCGGCCGCCAGGCGGCGGTTGCGGCAGTGGTGCGGTTGCGGTGGCGGAAGCAGTGCTGTGCGGGGCGGTTGCGGCGGTAGTGCGGAAATCGCCAGCAACTGTACCGCAAGCGAGCGACTGAGGACCCCGTGTAAAAAAGTCGATGCTTAGATACCCTTGCCCATCAGATGGCTCCGGAGGATGTCGTCTTCCTTGTTGCCGGTGGCGGTGTTCATCAGCACTACCGTGTCGTCGCTCTCGAACTCGTTCTGTTCGGCGAGCTCCCACGCGCCGCTCGCGGCCGCCGCGCAGGTCGCACCCATCTCGACTCCTTCGTGTTGGGCCACCGTGATCGCGCTGTCGAGGATGTCCTCGTCGGGAGTCGCGACCGCGCCGCCGTCGGATTCACGGAGTGCGTCGAGAATCAGCGGGCTCGCACCGGGGTCGGGGATCTCGATCCCGCCGCAGATGGTGTCGGGCGTGTCCCACGTCTCGTGGGTCGCGTCGCCCGCGTTCCACGCGTCGACGATCGGCGCACAGCCGCTCGACTGGGCGGCGTACATCGCGGGGAGGTCGTCGGTGAGCCCGAGGTCCCGGAACTCTTTCGCGCCCTTGTGCATCCCGACGAGCCCCACGCCGCCGCCGGTGGGGTAGACGATTCTGTCCGGGACTTCCCAGTCGAGCTGTTCTGCGATCTCGTAGTACATCGTCTTCTTGCCCTCGTGGCGGTATGGCGTCGTGAACGAGCTCGTGGAGTACCAGTCCTC
Proteins encoded:
- a CDS encoding NosD domain-containing protein, whose protein sequence is MRRRPGFDSNGAENRRTLLVGVVVVALLVGATGSLVGLAGAQSGGNATGVDSCRTIDASGTYVLTENVTGGDGNCLTITASNVTLDGAGHSLQGSGSGHAIHANGSSRAVENVTIRRVQTSNWTVGVFYLGVDGSTIRGTVADNNTQGITLANANDNRIVDNTAYVNGLGIAVGGESENNTLRNNVAVDNKWGIHFERESENNTVTDNTARNNTRWDYYSLRNDGTNTVTDLRLSTTTVSLTEQNVGLRSSTSPPEIPQGTRSLGTFVEVTSTGGGGSELSMTMSYEGSNASSVTVWRNDGEYWTEVNGAETDTAANTATATNLTQFGTFAPLADVAGAAGGSVNVSADAAPPIQQTLTPVASPPTVANGTTTTANDTTASNATANASANNVTASSATNATASNATANGTTASNATANTSMNGATPATTTDAPATITPAENVSGNGSTTAAPETGESGATSGFGFGLVRIVFVLLGAVALATLGVVAVRQSR
- a CDS encoding HD domain-containing protein; the protein is MGVEVRESPVSAASFEAMEAFVGDYLAASVNNEVDGGRMRWYPWHSAAYRFNHIRNVVAIATEIAEAEGANVDVVRVAALFHDVSKLEAEQDHHAEAGARVAREYLQSHGEYPESFVEEVCTAVADHSYQGPLTELPLETRCLIEADLLDKVGANGAVLLVLRMGYESRTHMDAAEMVGRVADRGEDVAARVESDRAVSLVHQRLKRVKWLREWLDDEIAGVDIEPDE
- a CDS encoding threonine synthase; translated protein: METTAAFDGLECTDCGERFDAESVTHDCPECGGICDPTYDYEEINLTRTDLEARPFDGQWRYEELLPIPRDAAVTMDEGTTPLIECPALADELDVGRVVIKDEGRNPTGSFKDRGHALAVSAAREHGASDIVLTSAGNAGQAAAAYAARAGLDSHVFVPSRANFVNKAMINVHGGDMTVVEGRFEDAAAACADAMEGEDWYSTSSFTTPYRHEGKKTMYYEIAEQLDWEVPDRIVYPTGGGVGLVGMHKGAKEFRDLGLTDDLPAMYAAQSSGCAPIVDAWNAGDATHETWDTPDTICGGIEIPDPGASPLILDALRESDGGAVATPDEDILDSAITVAQHEGVEMGATCAAAASGAWELAEQNEFESDDTVVLMNTATGNKEDDILRSHLMGKGI
- the coaBC gene encoding bifunctional phosphopantothenoylcysteine decarboxylase/phosphopantothenate--cysteine ligase CoaBC, whose translation is MLRGVNVALGITGSIAAVKTVELAHELRRQGATVRGVMTESAQGIVHPWAVEFATDNSVVTGITGRVEHVDLCGREGWADVLLIAPATANTVGKIAAAIDDTPVTTCATTALGAGVPVVVAPAMHEPMYDHPGVSETIERVESWGVAFVSPRIEEGKAKIATEEAIVLGTARATGETPLAGRHVVVTSGPTSEAIDPVRVLTNRSSGKTGQAVARACYAHGADVTLVHDGGEVPYATVERVESAEEMTAAVEESVAAADALVSAAAIGDYTVERSDEKIRSGQEELTLALEPTPKLIDTVRDAHPDLPIVGFKTETSGDDEAMIAAAREIQSRAGLAFVVANDASVMGENETRALVVREDETSEYAGDKSGLGARVAESLSGEFD
- a CDS encoding flippase activity-associated protein Agl23; this translates as MSTESSRSTLAVGFRDRLATVASHPRLVVAAITVLALAVRLFGLGARVAHQDEARVAYWAYRYMETGVYWYRPIVHGPFLTIVDSYVFALFGASDFTMRLVVAVVGGLLPLAALLFRHRLRNGETIALALVLAANPILLYYSRFYRNDLLLAGFMFVAFGFFLRAYDHRRPMFLYLGTAAFALAFTTKENALLYPVTWIGATVLLLDRRLLVDRMDERGLRRAVVGRTRQVAGALRRWGLHLALAVVEFFAIFVFFYAPRGEAAGAEPTLGATLADPTLLPALVGEAVLGSWNAFLGQWGSGNQDSYLSTAGQLWSVLLAGALVLLVLALVGFLVDRYTGRQPRDLVAFATYWGVASAIGYPIAVDNPFPWEVIHVVVPLAIPAAVGFALIGRVGLESLDESDTIAAVAAAVVVIAIVGQVGVTAYDTSFADPQGEDNELVQYAQPASEMKPLLGEIRETVTENDGTDVLYYGDDPDFDGDELYAPNPRSHDTPIAGNGWFERLPFAWYFEAYGAETNSTADAAAVQRAVASGDRPPVVIAFDRVSSCGKEYDDATDIDQFMEGYERHDVDRFLYDSGCTISSVTVYVDEDRNSAT
- a CDS encoding LysE family translocator translates to MAVLEAATTVLAGAVFGLAIAAPPGPMNAIIAEESVLRGWTAGFWAGLGALIADACFFVLAVVGAVAVVERFPIVRGLAFAIGGALMLYFAYTAARDATASTDEVTPEGSRGFRKAFVLALTNPYQIVFWLTVGVGLLEPGRIDVLAALPSVGEALSGVLVVSTGSPTLLVGFFAGIVVWIVGFPATLVAAERRATSVGPTVAYASAIVLAVFGLIFLGEATSVLGGSFPLV
- a CDS encoding type II toxin-antitoxin system RatA family toxin, giving the protein MDSVEVSTVVYLPPEEAYEFLLDFPGYANYSEYLTGVESHGDGSPGTEYDLHFAWWKLTYTARSRVTEVDPPNRIDWQVTKDIDARGRWTVTAVDPPAGREHASEVRLRIEFDADSVDPSGFDLPRLVSLSWVVEKVKPLIEREAERVVERIVADIEGESRPVDLTVHTAPDDV
- a CDS encoding GNAT family N-acetyltransferase, translated to MNLREATHDDGEAIRRIARDSMEASYSLSPRAIDGAITQWYDDETLAEKLDEDDTLLLVAEEADEVRGFTESDLVNEGGNGDLLWLHVDPDYRGQGIGAGLFERTREALSEMGAAQLRAKVLDDNTEGNDFYTAYGFEQVGTDTVEIDDGSYVENIYLHADDAEVEPTTESSDPVRTLDDQGLYVNEKQVERGSKAPFLTAYSDSEFAEEDKYGYFCTNCETLDNAMDTMGRVKCNECGNLRKATRWDATYG